A single Mangrovimonas sp. YM274 DNA region contains:
- a CDS encoding DUF4253 domain-containing protein: MKKILIFMGILSFFSYGAKDLSPKETELVNKLEFDIELMKELKKETKNGLIQLPAIDQETGDVLDEFHKGILSKSSEEKANSIVKKLKEKFREKGYLIFVFSTEEESNIIGILKGTDDLDILRYRRTDGINYDYENDDIVAKVSKWNKKFGLTVIGCGRDWLELEFKKLPTDLDAFSEEVYEFCPDSVDQGVGEVENLKELIKEMNGIWLWWD, from the coding sequence ATGAAAAAAATATTAATATTTATGGGAATTTTATCCTTCTTTAGTTATGGAGCAAAAGACTTATCACCGAAAGAAACTGAATTAGTCAATAAGTTAGAATTTGATATCGAACTTATGAAAGAACTAAAAAAAGAAACCAAAAATGGATTAATTCAGCTACCTGCAATAGACCAAGAAACTGGTGACGTTTTAGATGAATTTCATAAGGGAATTCTTTCTAAAAGCTCCGAGGAAAAAGCTAATTCAATTGTCAAAAAATTAAAAGAAAAATTTAGAGAAAAAGGATATTTGATTTTCGTCTTTTCAACAGAAGAAGAATCAAATATTATTGGAATTCTTAAAGGAACTGATGACCTTGATATTTTACGTTATAGAAGAACAGACGGAATTAATTATGATTATGAAAATGACGATATAGTTGCTAAAGTATCTAAATGGAATAAAAAATTTGGATTGACAGTAATTGGTTGTGGACGAGATTGGCTTGAATTAGAATTCAAAAAATTGCCAACTGATTTGGACGCTTTTTCAGAAGAGGTTTATGAATTCTGTCCAGATTCAGTTGACCAAGGAGTTGGAGAAGTAGAAAATTTAAAAGAATTAATAAAAGAAATGAACGGAATATGGTTGTGGTGGGACTAA